From the Thermovirga lienii DSM 17291 genome, one window contains:
- a CDS encoding phospholipase D/Transphosphatidylase (COGs: COG1502 Phosphatidylserine/phosphatidylglycerophosphate/ cardiolipin synthase~InterPro IPR001736~KEGG: mes:Meso_3886 cardiolipin synthetase 2~PFAM: phospholipase D/Transphosphatidylase~SMART: phospholipase D/Transphosphatidylase~SPTR: Phospholipase D/Transphosphatidylase), whose product MTLKLFLILLHNIVSFVIRIFMLVSVPRWHPPATAMAWLLVIFIWPVPGFLFYILLSSRKLPQKRTQRHENSIAKLMEENDAIERIREYTMPQLPEKLEKFARLGQSLADMPVMGGNKIKPITNTYKLFENIARDIDRAKDHVHLLYFIMNEDKATACIIQALERAARRGVSCRILADSIGSKTFLKKTAPRLRKAGVKVVEALPPSLFRRFKANARFDLRNHRKIMVIDGIKAYTGSHNLIEPTYRRKAKGLPWCDITLSVEGPVVTQIQRVFVEDWYVETGEFLQNTIPQPKLDPRDVLIQTVPSGPCYPTENYQRLVAAALHQAQRRIVITTPYLIPDEALLEAMEVAVLGGTQVQLVVPEKPDQFLAGNASKAYYEQILDIGVELYLYKEGILHAKTMTIDDDLTFFGTSNFDIRSFELNFEINLILYGRNPLLDIRHIQETYIDSSRKLTLDEWKKRPLYEETIQNVTKLFSPLL is encoded by the coding sequence TTGACCTTAAAGCTATTTTTAATATTGCTCCATAACATAGTCTCCTTTGTGATAAGGATTTTTATGCTCGTGAGCGTGCCCAGATGGCACCCCCCTGCTACTGCCATGGCCTGGCTGCTTGTCATATTTATCTGGCCAGTCCCTGGGTTTCTTTTCTACATACTTCTGAGCAGCCGGAAACTTCCCCAGAAACGAACTCAAAGGCACGAAAACTCCATAGCCAAACTCATGGAAGAAAACGATGCCATAGAAAGAATCCGTGAGTATACCATGCCACAATTACCAGAAAAACTTGAAAAGTTTGCGCGGCTGGGACAAAGTCTGGCCGACATGCCCGTAATGGGAGGAAATAAAATAAAGCCCATAACCAATACATATAAGCTCTTTGAGAACATCGCTCGGGACATAGACAGAGCAAAAGATCATGTTCACCTCCTTTACTTCATAATGAACGAGGACAAGGCAACCGCATGTATCATCCAGGCCTTGGAACGAGCAGCAAGAAGGGGCGTATCCTGCAGAATACTCGCAGATTCCATAGGTTCAAAAACTTTTCTGAAGAAGACGGCACCAAGGCTCAGAAAGGCAGGGGTAAAGGTCGTAGAAGCACTACCTCCTTCCCTATTCCGGCGGTTCAAAGCCAACGCCAGGTTCGACTTGAGGAATCACCGTAAAATTATGGTGATAGACGGCATAAAGGCTTATACAGGCTCCCATAACCTTATCGAACCCACATATAGACGAAAGGCAAAGGGCTTACCATGGTGCGACATCACCTTGTCCGTAGAAGGGCCAGTAGTAACCCAAATCCAAAGGGTATTCGTGGAGGACTGGTACGTGGAGACCGGGGAGTTCCTTCAAAATACCATACCTCAGCCGAAGCTTGACCCAAGGGACGTGCTCATACAAACCGTGCCGAGCGGCCCCTGCTATCCCACTGAGAACTACCAACGTCTCGTTGCTGCGGCTCTACACCAAGCCCAGAGAAGGATAGTGATAACTACCCCCTACTTGATTCCCGACGAAGCCCTTCTGGAGGCCATGGAGGTAGCTGTCCTAGGAGGGACACAAGTTCAGCTGGTGGTACCAGAAAAACCTGACCAGTTCTTGGCAGGAAACGCATCAAAGGCCTACTATGAACAAATCCTGGACATAGGGGTGGAACTCTACCTGTACAAAGAAGGTATCCTTCATGCCAAGACCATGACCATTGATGACGACCTTACGTTCTTCGGTACGAGCAATTTTGACATAAGGTCCTTTGAACTCAACTTCGAGATAAACCTGATACTGTATGGAAGGAACCCCCTGCTGGACATAAGACACATACAGGAAACATACATAGATTCTTCTAGAAAATTGACACTGGATGAATGGAAGAAAAGGCCTTTGTATGAGGAGACCATACAAAACGTCACTAAACTCTTCAGCCCTTTATTATAA
- a CDS encoding peptidase M20 (PFAM: Peptidase family M20/M25/M40~COGs: COG4187 Arginine degradation protein (predicted deacylase)~InterPro IPR002933: IPR012166~KEGG: aco:Amico_0153 peptidase M20~PFAM: peptidase M20~SPTR: Peptidase M20), translating to MKVSTKGEDLYRFLLELVRIPSVSPGAEENRIANFIKGVLQETPYFKEHPQDLMLVPMERDPFGRHILFAVVRAKPETSNTLILMGHMDVVDTSACGTLKDLAFDPEQYTKEIRKINLPPDARKDLESGEWLFGRGISDMKGGIATGVAMLCEAAWGNFSPGVNLAGLFVCDEENNSGGMLRAVSLLADLQEEGLKFSGCIDLEPTFAGGGEGGPSIYLGSIGKINPFFYFVGKETHVGEYYEGLTAASMVSQLNVILDGNPKFADQLEGISYPPYGCMRQVDLRREYSATIMTKAIAFYSYLTASKMPREIMEEILHLSLEAQRRATEQYEKYAKEYIERNGSGGTIKKWEPKAFTYGKLFSMAREKLGEQKLKKLIEEALGGCPKGSDEREKAFAMIEAIAEELDIQPPFSVVGILPPWYPHRTNLCRNKGEKLMRQTAQVVATEAQSKFGVNLKIRKMFEGVSDLSYCGFEGCAEDMEAVRDNLPGWGELYDFPGEALLKLDIPILSFGPHGKDAHKNTERIHVPYFLEVYPQLLKKAIDTIAELSTV from the coding sequence ATGAAGGTAAGCACAAAAGGAGAAGATCTTTACCGATTTCTATTGGAGCTTGTCCGTATTCCAAGCGTATCCCCCGGAGCGGAGGAAAACAGGATAGCCAACTTCATAAAAGGGGTGCTGCAAGAAACGCCATATTTTAAGGAACATCCCCAGGACTTAATGTTAGTCCCCATGGAAAGGGATCCCTTCGGAAGACATATCCTCTTTGCCGTTGTAAGGGCCAAACCAGAAACAAGCAATACCCTTATCCTGATGGGACATATGGACGTAGTGGATACCAGCGCCTGTGGCACTCTCAAAGACCTGGCCTTTGATCCAGAACAATACACCAAGGAAATTAGAAAAATAAATCTTCCGCCAGACGCCAGAAAAGACTTGGAATCCGGCGAGTGGCTCTTTGGGAGAGGCATCTCAGATATGAAAGGTGGCATTGCCACAGGAGTAGCCATGCTGTGCGAAGCCGCTTGGGGCAACTTCTCCCCAGGGGTCAACCTTGCGGGGTTGTTCGTCTGTGATGAGGAAAACAACTCCGGAGGTATGTTAAGAGCCGTTTCTCTGCTTGCAGACCTTCAGGAAGAAGGCCTCAAGTTTTCAGGATGCATAGACCTTGAACCCACCTTTGCAGGGGGAGGCGAAGGAGGACCTTCCATCTACCTGGGCAGTATAGGCAAGATAAACCCATTTTTCTATTTTGTTGGTAAGGAAACCCACGTGGGAGAGTACTACGAGGGGCTAACCGCTGCTTCAATGGTATCCCAACTGAATGTAATCCTAGATGGAAACCCGAAGTTCGCAGACCAACTGGAGGGCATATCCTACCCCCCATATGGGTGTATGCGGCAGGTAGACCTTAGGCGGGAATATTCCGCGACCATAATGACCAAGGCGATAGCTTTCTACAGCTATCTAACCGCCTCCAAAATGCCCAGAGAGATCATGGAGGAGATACTCCACCTCTCACTTGAGGCACAACGCAGGGCCACAGAACAATACGAAAAATATGCAAAGGAGTACATTGAAAGAAACGGATCTGGAGGCACCATAAAAAAATGGGAACCCAAGGCCTTCACATATGGGAAGCTTTTTTCCATGGCAAGGGAGAAACTGGGGGAACAAAAATTGAAAAAGCTAATTGAAGAAGCTCTGGGGGGATGCCCCAAAGGCAGCGATGAGCGCGAGAAAGCCTTTGCCATGATAGAGGCCATAGCCGAAGAATTGGATATACAACCTCCATTCTCAGTGGTAGGCATCCTTCCGCCATGGTACCCTCACAGAACTAACCTATGCCGAAACAAGGGGGAAAAGCTTATGCGACAAACCGCCCAGGTCGTGGCTACAGAGGCTCAGAGCAAATTCGGGGTGAATTTGAAGATAAGAAAAATGTTTGAAGGCGTGTCTGACCTCAGTTACTGCGGCTTCGAGGGATGTGCCGAGGACATGGAAGCGGTAAGAGACAACCTGCCAGGCTGGGGAGAACTTTACGATTTCCCAGGAGAAGCTCTATTGAAGCTGGATATACCAATTTTGAGCTTCGGTCCCCATGGAAAGGATGCTCATAAGAACACTGAACGAATACATGTTCCCTATTTCCTGGAAGTTTATCCCCAATTGTTGAAAAAGGCCATTGATACCATCGCTGAACTGTCAACTGTTTAA
- a CDS encoding putative transcriptional regulator, GntR family (PFAM: Aminotransferase class I and II~COGs: COG1167 Transcriptional regulators containing a DNA-binding HTH domain and an aminotransferase domain (MocR family) and their eukaryotic orthologs~InterPro IPR004839~KEGG: aco:Amico_0227 putative transcriptional regulator, GntR family~PFAM: aminotransferase class I and II~SPTR: Aminotransferase, class I and II family protein): protein MSIKWDEHFNKKTNERLILSTIGEMMRLASEENALSLTAGEPYDLLYPSEALKRAFEKTLNGNLVSHFSYSNERMGIYPLRSWIKKWMADEGLLPSWVTEENIFITSGSQEGLNFVTELLLEEGQTILVESPTYPEALLVFTKEGARFLEVPLEEDGPNIEAFKNLLKKERISFFYSIVNYQNPTGYSTSAQKKKAILELAREHNFLIIEDDPYHHLYYDAPPEKSYLSLAGEDCRVIYLGSFSKIVAPGLRTGWVVAPKEVIDQMLKLRVLSTLCPQTLPQEALFNFLQETNIPEYLSSLRHAYRRHRDAMIEGLEKYVKPLGLSFQIPKGGFFIWGRIPMIKDMHDFARFCIMEEKVAFIPGDIFFAEPSNGKDTIRFSFAKTPPEKAIEGCRRLGSALKKYLEQLQN, encoded by the coding sequence ATGTCAATAAAATGGGATGAACATTTCAATAAAAAAACAAACGAAAGGCTAATCCTTTCCACTATAGGCGAAATGATGCGCCTAGCATCGGAAGAAAACGCCCTATCTCTTACTGCCGGCGAGCCTTACGACCTTCTCTACCCTTCTGAAGCTCTCAAGAGAGCCTTTGAAAAAACCTTGAACGGCAACCTGGTTTCTCACTTTTCTTATAGCAATGAGAGAATGGGAATTTACCCCCTTAGAAGCTGGATAAAAAAGTGGATGGCTGATGAGGGGCTCCTTCCTTCTTGGGTGACGGAAGAGAACATATTCATAACCAGCGGTTCCCAGGAAGGCCTGAACTTCGTAACGGAACTATTGCTGGAGGAAGGACAAACCATTCTTGTAGAATCCCCCACATATCCGGAAGCTTTGCTGGTTTTCACCAAGGAGGGAGCTCGCTTCCTCGAGGTCCCATTGGAGGAGGACGGTCCAAACATTGAAGCGTTTAAAAATTTGCTCAAAAAAGAAAGAATTTCCTTTTTCTACTCTATAGTCAACTATCAGAATCCAACAGGATACTCCACTAGCGCACAAAAGAAGAAAGCTATACTGGAATTGGCAAGGGAACACAATTTCTTAATAATAGAGGACGACCCGTACCATCACCTTTACTACGATGCGCCACCTGAAAAATCTTACCTTTCCCTAGCGGGTGAAGACTGTCGAGTTATATATCTAGGAAGCTTTTCCAAGATCGTAGCCCCTGGCCTTCGAACAGGATGGGTAGTAGCTCCAAAGGAAGTCATAGATCAAATGTTGAAGCTGAGGGTTCTATCAACCTTGTGCCCCCAGACCCTTCCTCAAGAAGCGCTATTTAATTTCCTCCAAGAGACCAACATACCTGAATACCTGTCTAGTTTGAGGCACGCTTACAGACGGCACAGGGACGCCATGATAGAGGGCCTCGAAAAGTACGTAAAACCCCTAGGCCTTTCTTTCCAAATCCCAAAAGGAGGCTTTTTCATATGGGGGCGCATACCCATGATCAAAGACATGCATGACTTCGCAAGATTTTGCATAATGGAAGAAAAGGTTGCCTTCATCCCTGGAGACATTTTCTTTGCTGAACCTTCCAATGGGAAGGACACCATAAGGTTTTCCTTCGCCAAAACGCCCCCCGAAAAGGCCATAGAGGGATGCAGGAGACTTGGCTCCGCACTGAAAAAATATCTTGAACAACTCCAAAACTGA
- a CDS encoding hypothetical protein (KEGG: aco:Amico_0379 hypothetical protein~SPTR: Putative uncharacterized protein) yields MSKEKVLLLFDKNRPFWTKKLVALAGESPEELDVLESLGLVAPRGDGFVLTEKGKEQFRRWAAESWLEEEPGEEPEDIVLEERRLELALRFDLGFKGFKGHKQIFIRPKLSFFPNLPKDRIYSYTAGNFKWLFMNDPLIRNMQDLFPRDRKPKAEDLKTLEKWIAERKVSVGEFVPDLLCLNQCDYEYYWRDNVPTDRWGLLNKDRIFIRYLAQPESATIEDFAEDIAQYALFLLDNRLVYLPSCFDIDTQQQSTFTWWIWCVDTVSQAKELSRKLKPLANILAAPASPTDLWLLTMETLRAYDKKAESFYEFVDEVARCITR; encoded by the coding sequence ATGTCAAAGGAAAAAGTGCTCCTTTTGTTCGACAAAAATAGACCCTTTTGGACAAAAAAGCTGGTTGCACTTGCAGGAGAATCCCCTGAGGAACTGGACGTCTTAGAATCATTAGGTCTGGTGGCCCCCAGGGGAGATGGTTTCGTGTTGACCGAAAAGGGCAAAGAACAATTTCGCCGGTGGGCAGCGGAGTCATGGTTGGAAGAAGAACCCGGAGAGGAGCCAGAGGACATTGTCCTGGAGGAAAGACGTTTGGAGCTCGCCCTCCGGTTCGATTTGGGCTTCAAGGGCTTCAAGGGCCACAAACAAATATTTATAAGGCCCAAGCTGTCATTCTTCCCCAACCTCCCAAAGGATAGGATATATTCCTATACGGCCGGGAACTTTAAATGGCTTTTCATGAACGACCCCCTGATCCGAAATATGCAGGACCTTTTCCCAAGGGATAGAAAACCCAAGGCTGAAGATCTCAAGACCCTTGAAAAGTGGATTGCCGAAAGAAAGGTCTCCGTTGGAGAATTCGTCCCTGACCTTCTGTGCCTAAATCAGTGCGATTATGAATATTATTGGAGGGACAACGTACCTACAGACAGGTGGGGACTCTTGAACAAGGACAGAATATTTATAAGGTACCTTGCCCAACCGGAAAGTGCGACCATCGAGGATTTTGCAGAGGACATAGCCCAATATGCTCTGTTTCTGCTAGACAACAGGTTAGTATACCTTCCTTCATGCTTTGACATAGACACCCAGCAACAAAGCACTTTCACTTGGTGGATATGGTGCGTAGATACGGTCTCTCAGGCCAAGGAGCTTTCGCGAAAGCTAAAACCTTTGGCCAATATATTAGCCGCACCGGCATCTCCCACGGACCTTTGGCTCTTGACCATGGAGACCCTTCGGGCCTACGACAAAAAAGCTGAATCTTTCTATGAATTCGTGGACGAAGTTGCAAGATGCATAACACGCTGA
- a CDS encoding aminotransferase class I and II (PFAM: Aminotransferase class I and II~COGs: COG0436 Aspartate/tyrosine/aromatic aminotransferase~InterPro IPR004839: IPR001176: IPR004838~KEGG: bbe:BBR47_45340 transaminase~PFAM: aminotransferase class I and II~SPTR: Putative aminotransferase), whose amino-acid sequence MKIKPFGVEEWMNKYEMEAVYNIAETCVDSLTVEELLELSGEKEKILKDITSMRVTYGNIHGHPQLKELISSLYESVKPENILTSTGGISANFLALFTLVEPGHRVVSVAPTYQQLYSLPEAFGACVKLLELQPENNFLPDMEELERLCRDGVDLIILNNPNNPTGALIDRALMENIAELARQKGAWILCDEAYRGLEHKEEDKVPSMVDIYEKAVVTGSMSKVFSLAGLRLGWVAGPSDFIRECALRRDYTTISCGQIDEALALVALKNKEKILARNLSIVRESVEIVDSWVKSEERIKWVRPKAGTTGFLFYDYAKPSEEFCIDLFRTNGTFLVPGKCFDRENWLRIGYAYGKETLKKGLEGLSSYLRELEEANVGRVTLL is encoded by the coding sequence ATGAAAATCAAGCCTTTTGGGGTCGAAGAGTGGATGAACAAATACGAGATGGAGGCAGTTTACAATATCGCAGAGACCTGCGTCGATTCTCTTACGGTGGAGGAACTGTTGGAGCTCTCTGGCGAAAAGGAAAAGATCCTAAAAGATATAACAAGCATGCGGGTAACCTACGGCAATATACATGGCCATCCGCAACTCAAGGAGCTAATCAGCTCACTGTACGAGTCCGTTAAGCCAGAAAACATTTTGACATCCACAGGTGGCATTTCAGCTAATTTCCTTGCCCTGTTTACCTTGGTCGAGCCGGGGCACAGGGTTGTAAGCGTGGCTCCCACTTATCAACAACTTTACAGCTTGCCGGAGGCTTTTGGAGCTTGTGTCAAACTTCTTGAGTTGCAGCCAGAAAATAATTTTTTACCAGACATGGAGGAGCTAGAAAGACTTTGCAGGGACGGAGTGGACCTAATAATACTGAACAATCCCAATAATCCTACGGGAGCACTTATTGATCGAGCCCTTATGGAGAACATAGCTGAGCTGGCAAGACAGAAAGGCGCGTGGATATTGTGCGACGAGGCTTACAGAGGGTTGGAGCATAAGGAAGAGGATAAAGTTCCCTCTATGGTTGACATATATGAAAAAGCAGTTGTCACGGGGAGCATGTCAAAGGTGTTCTCCCTTGCAGGATTGAGATTGGGATGGGTGGCGGGGCCCAGTGATTTCATAAGGGAGTGTGCATTGCGGAGAGATTACACTACCATAAGTTGTGGCCAGATTGATGAGGCCTTGGCTTTGGTGGCCTTAAAGAACAAGGAGAAAATTTTGGCCAGGAACCTCTCCATAGTTAGAGAAAGCGTTGAGATAGTAGATAGTTGGGTGAAAAGCGAAGAGAGAATCAAGTGGGTTAGGCCAAAGGCAGGGACGACGGGATTTTTGTTCTATGACTACGCCAAGCCATCAGAGGAGTTCTGCATAGACCTTTTCAGGACAAATGGCACATTCTTGGTGCCTGGAAAGTGTTTTGATAGGGAGAACTGGCTGAGAATAGGCTACGCCTACGGCAAGGAAACCCTGAAGAAGGGCCTGGAGGGGCTGTCTTCGTACTTGAGAGAGCTGGAGGAAGCAAACGTTGGACGTGTTACTCTATTGTAA
- a CDS encoding diaminopimelate epimerase (PFAM: Diaminopimelate epimerase~TIGRFAM: diaminopimelate epimerase~COGs: COG0253 Diaminopimelate epimerase~InterPro IPR001653: IPR018510~KEGG: aco:Amico_0230 diaminopimelate epimerase~PFAM: diaminopimelate epimerase~SPTR: Diaminopimelate epimerase;~TIGRFAM: diaminopimelate epimerase), giving the protein MELKFSKMNGNGNDFIVINNMDLSVDPAYMGSLARQLCKRRFSIGADGLISIEPSKDAHFTMHLVNSDGSLAEMCGNGARCAALYAFKMGIAPRNMTFSTPAGNIEASITPNGVSISMGRLSLEGVTQEQSMTVEGQNIVYWHLTVGVPHTVIFLPTSAPQSKEALRELSIAIQGDIKRFPHSTNVNYVKLYKDSLHTLTFERGVGDFTLSCGTGSIASAVVAWLRGMVKPPVKVQNPGGVNLVHFKEIQKNLLKVSLEGPAEFSFEGVVTIE; this is encoded by the coding sequence ATGGAGCTTAAGTTCTCAAAGATGAACGGAAACGGCAACGATTTCATAGTCATAAACAACATGGACCTATCTGTAGACCCAGCTTACATGGGGTCTTTGGCGAGGCAATTGTGCAAAAGAAGGTTCTCCATAGGAGCAGACGGTCTCATATCCATCGAGCCATCAAAAGATGCCCACTTCACCATGCACCTTGTAAACAGCGATGGTTCCTTGGCTGAAATGTGCGGCAACGGCGCAAGGTGCGCCGCTCTTTACGCCTTCAAAATGGGCATTGCACCTAGAAACATGACCTTTTCAACCCCTGCAGGCAATATAGAAGCCAGCATCACCCCTAACGGCGTATCTATTTCCATGGGAAGGCTCTCCCTAGAAGGTGTCACACAAGAGCAATCAATGACGGTGGAAGGGCAAAACATTGTTTACTGGCACCTGACCGTAGGGGTCCCGCATACTGTCATATTCTTACCAACCTCGGCTCCTCAAAGTAAAGAAGCGTTACGAGAACTATCCATCGCCATACAGGGCGACATAAAAAGATTTCCTCACAGCACTAACGTAAACTACGTCAAGTTATACAAGGACAGCCTACATACCCTGACCTTCGAAAGGGGAGTAGGAGATTTCACACTATCCTGCGGGACAGGCTCCATAGCTTCTGCCGTAGTAGCTTGGCTAAGAGGAATGGTAAAGCCGCCTGTTAAGGTACAAAATCCAGGCGGCGTAAACTTGGTGCACTTCAAAGAAATTCAAAAAAACCTCTTAAAGGTGTCGTTGGAAGGACCTGCTGAATTTTCATTTGAGGGAGTGGTTACAATAGAGTAA
- a CDS encoding protein of unknown function DUF6 transmembrane (PFAM: EamA-like transporter family~InterPro IPR000620~KEGG: drm:Dred_2925 hypothetical protein~PFAM: protein of unknown function DUF6 transmembrane~SPTR: Putative membrane protein): MTLPQRPSKVTILTILFIGIMGISTGSIFARYAEAPPLVISAYRTGIAASVMAPIAFIYHRKELLTIRGKDMLYVFMAGTFLALHFATWITSLFYTSVASSVVIVETIPIWTALLSPLVTKDKTSLLSWIGIGLSFVGMLIITTGDFSIGGKALIGDLLALAGAWFGTFYFLAGRVVRPRMSLSSYSFICYGTACLLLLLTSLALGLPLKGFSTRTWWAFAGMGLVSQIMGHSSYNWALKHVSAGLVAVALLGEPLGATFLAWLLFQETLTLGKVIGGGAILAGIVLAVKGEKS; this comes from the coding sequence ATGACTCTTCCCCAAAGGCCCTCAAAAGTCACTATATTAACTATTCTCTTCATAGGCATAATGGGCATTTCAACGGGCTCCATCTTTGCCAGATACGCCGAGGCTCCCCCCCTTGTCATATCAGCCTATAGAACGGGCATAGCCGCTTCGGTTATGGCCCCGATAGCGTTCATTTACCACCGCAAGGAGCTTTTGACTATACGAGGAAAGGACATGTTGTACGTTTTCATGGCTGGAACTTTCTTGGCCCTACATTTTGCCACATGGATAACGTCCTTGTTTTATACATCCGTGGCAAGCAGCGTTGTCATAGTGGAGACCATACCCATTTGGACAGCCTTGCTCTCCCCCCTGGTGACAAAAGACAAAACATCGTTGCTTTCCTGGATCGGCATAGGCTTAAGCTTCGTTGGAATGCTAATAATAACCACCGGAGATTTCAGCATTGGAGGCAAAGCTTTAATTGGCGACTTGCTTGCCCTGGCTGGTGCTTGGTTTGGAACCTTTTATTTTTTGGCAGGCCGGGTAGTTAGACCAAGGATGAGCCTTTCAAGCTATAGCTTTATATGCTACGGCACGGCTTGTTTGCTCCTTTTACTTACAAGCTTGGCCTTGGGCCTTCCACTCAAGGGATTTTCCACGCGCACGTGGTGGGCTTTCGCAGGAATGGGACTGGTCTCCCAAATCATGGGACACAGCAGCTACAATTGGGCACTAAAGCACGTCAGCGCAGGGTTAGTGGCAGTGGCTCTGCTGGGAGAACCCCTTGGAGCTACTTTCCTGGCATGGTTGCTGTTCCAAGAGACATTGACTTTGGGCAAGGTGATAGGAGGGGGCGCCATACTGGCAGGGATAGTTTTGGCAGTAAAAGGAGAAAAATCCTAG
- a CDS encoding diaminopimelate epimerase (PFAM: Diaminopimelate epimerase~TIGRFAM: diaminopimelate epimerase~COGs: COG0253 Diaminopimelate epimerase~InterPro IPR001653~KEGG: aco:Amico_0230 diaminopimelate epimerase~PFAM: diaminopimelate epimerase~SPTR: Diaminopimelate epimerase;~TIGRFAM: diaminopimelate epimerase) — translation MKFTKMQGNGNDFIIWDNREAKLSLDEIQKTAIKLCRRRLSLGADGLVVIDVPHNEDSSFSMRLFNRDGSESSFSGNAARCAARFACENKIAGAEMTFDTTGGTIKAIVEAPFVTLELGELDTKNIVLDAKFTYMDETLPVNYMHLGWPKSAPHCVVFLEKNDWRPMESLASFARAIQKDKELFPEGVNVNFLKILDHYAMEVYTYERGVDDFTLSCGSGSVAAAVAGWINGWCDSPVEVYNPGGTNIVIIEPKDNDKLLSVKLRGKASLIAEGSIFPEAL, via the coding sequence ATGAAATTCACAAAAATGCAGGGCAATGGCAATGACTTCATAATTTGGGACAACAGGGAAGCAAAGCTATCCCTGGACGAAATACAAAAGACGGCCATAAAGCTATGCAGGAGGCGCCTCTCTCTTGGTGCCGACGGCCTCGTTGTTATAGACGTTCCCCACAATGAAGACTCCTCTTTCAGCATGCGCCTTTTCAACAGGGACGGCTCAGAAAGTTCCTTTTCCGGCAACGCGGCAAGATGCGCTGCGAGGTTCGCCTGTGAAAATAAAATAGCAGGTGCGGAAATGACCTTCGACACCACGGGAGGCACCATCAAGGCCATTGTCGAGGCTCCTTTCGTAACCCTAGAACTTGGAGAACTGGACACGAAAAATATCGTCTTGGACGCAAAGTTCACCTACATGGACGAGACTTTACCAGTAAACTACATGCATCTTGGGTGGCCCAAGAGCGCCCCTCATTGTGTGGTGTTTTTGGAGAAAAACGACTGGCGCCCCATGGAGAGCCTGGCATCTTTCGCCAGAGCGATACAGAAGGACAAGGAGTTGTTCCCTGAAGGGGTGAACGTGAACTTCCTAAAAATACTGGATCATTACGCCATGGAAGTCTACACCTACGAAAGAGGGGTAGATGATTTCACCCTTTCTTGCGGGAGCGGCTCCGTTGCTGCGGCAGTGGCAGGATGGATAAATGGCTGGTGTGATTCTCCAGTAGAGGTTTACAATCCTGGTGGAACGAACATCGTCATAATAGAACCAAAAGATAACGATAAACTCCTCTCGGTGAAGCTCAGGGGAAAAGCGTCCTTGATAGCTGAAGGGTCCATATTCCCAGAAGCCTTATAG